One genomic window of Paraburkholderia phytofirmans PsJN includes the following:
- a CDS encoding 4'-phosphopantetheinyl transferase family protein: MYSIDPVPLSHDGPSDIALWRIDIDFTASLDAPAFVSLSDDERTRARNFRRHEDALRFVSVRAALREELARRLDIAAHAMRFAPDANHRPHLADSDRFDFNVSHAGAHGLIAMSAVRRVGVDIEQCSDKFDWRSIAALTLDQEETAWIERLDAAQRSAAFYDAWVAKEALVKTTGVGITRGLQHLTVLPREGARVTLRKQIPADMRDVAAYWLAAPDAYAACVAWSVTPFR; this comes from the coding sequence ATGTATTCCATTGACCCTGTTCCGCTGTCTCACGACGGCCCGTCCGACATTGCATTGTGGCGGATCGACATCGACTTCACTGCTTCGCTCGACGCGCCTGCCTTTGTATCTCTCAGCGACGACGAACGCACGCGAGCCCGCAATTTCCGCCGCCATGAAGACGCGCTGCGCTTCGTCAGCGTACGCGCAGCGTTGCGTGAAGAACTCGCGAGGCGGCTCGATATCGCGGCGCACGCCATGCGTTTTGCGCCCGACGCCAACCACCGCCCCCATCTCGCCGATTCGGATCGCTTCGATTTCAATGTATCGCATGCGGGCGCGCACGGATTGATCGCGATGTCGGCGGTTCGGCGCGTCGGTGTCGATATCGAGCAGTGCAGTGACAAATTCGATTGGCGTTCGATTGCGGCATTGACGCTCGACCAGGAAGAGACCGCGTGGATCGAACGGCTCGACGCGGCACAGCGGAGCGCTGCGTTTTACGACGCGTGGGTCGCCAAGGAAGCGCTCGTCAAAACAACGGGCGTGGGCATCACGCGCGGGTTGCAGCATTTGACGGTGCTGCCGCGCGAGGGTGCGCGCGTGACGCTGCGCAAGCAGATTCCGGCCGATATGCGCGATGTCGCGGCGTACTGGCTTGCCGCACCGGACGCCTACGCCGCATGCGTAGCGTGGTCGGTGACCCCTTTCCGGTAG
- a CDS encoding FAD-dependent oxidoreductase, translating into MSINYQTPSFEYRPCREQSTPGGAEQAAYPVIVVGAGPVGLATAIDLAQQGVPVVLVDDDCSLSTGSRAICFSKRSLDIFDRLGCGQRMVEKGISWNVGKVFLKDELVYTFNLQPEAGHSRPAFINLQQYYVEGFLLERAQEMPNLEIRWKSKVVGVQQNGTPGTHDASVMLTVDTPDGEYALRGRYVVAADGSRSPIRNLMGLDSKGVTFKDRFLIADVKMEAEFPTERWFWFDPPFHPNQSVLLHRQPDNVWRIDFQLGWDADPVLEKTPERVIPRVRALLGPDAKFELEWVSVYTFSCLRMERFRHGNVLFAGDSAHGVSPFGARGANSGVQDAENLAWKLAMVLEGRAADALLDTYASEREFAADENIRNSTRSTDFITPKSPVSRVFRDAVLKLSRHHPFARQLANSGRLSVPAVLRDSPLNTADRDEFEGAMLPGAACVDAPVQVAAQPAWLLRQLGQQFTGVLFCGEQGIDQSSQAALDTLRAGPIPLKFVLVTRGDPHAVTSSAAQVAHDIEGLAHARYDAKPGTFYLIRPDQHVCARWRQLDAGDVGYALKRALCVEGTA; encoded by the coding sequence ATGAGTATCAACTACCAGACGCCGTCGTTCGAATATCGACCGTGCCGCGAACAGAGCACGCCGGGCGGCGCGGAACAGGCGGCCTATCCCGTGATCGTGGTCGGCGCGGGGCCAGTGGGTCTCGCTACCGCGATCGACCTCGCGCAGCAGGGCGTGCCGGTCGTGCTGGTCGACGACGATTGTTCGTTGTCCACGGGATCGCGCGCGATCTGCTTTTCGAAGCGCTCGCTCGATATTTTCGATCGCCTCGGCTGTGGTCAGCGGATGGTGGAGAAGGGCATCAGCTGGAACGTCGGCAAAGTGTTCCTGAAAGACGAGTTGGTGTACACGTTCAATCTGCAACCGGAAGCGGGCCACAGTCGGCCCGCGTTCATCAACCTGCAGCAGTACTACGTGGAAGGTTTCCTGCTCGAACGCGCGCAGGAAATGCCGAATCTCGAGATCCGCTGGAAAAGCAAAGTGGTCGGCGTGCAGCAAAATGGCACGCCCGGCACGCACGACGCCAGCGTGATGCTGACAGTCGACACGCCTGATGGCGAGTATGCGTTACGCGGCCGCTATGTCGTCGCCGCCGACGGCTCGCGCAGTCCGATTCGCAATCTGATGGGACTCGATAGCAAAGGTGTGACGTTCAAAGATCGTTTCCTGATCGCCGACGTCAAGATGGAAGCGGAATTTCCGACCGAACGCTGGTTCTGGTTCGATCCGCCGTTTCATCCGAATCAATCGGTGCTGCTGCATCGTCAGCCGGATAACGTGTGGCGGATCGATTTCCAGTTAGGGTGGGACGCCGATCCGGTGCTGGAAAAAACGCCGGAGCGTGTGATTCCGCGCGTGCGCGCGTTGCTCGGACCGGACGCAAAGTTCGAGCTGGAATGGGTCAGCGTCTATACGTTTTCGTGTTTGCGCATGGAGCGCTTCCGCCATGGCAACGTGTTGTTCGCCGGAGACTCGGCCCATGGCGTGTCGCCGTTCGGCGCGCGTGGCGCGAATAGCGGCGTGCAGGACGCGGAAAACCTCGCATGGAAACTGGCGATGGTGCTCGAAGGCAGAGCCGCGGATGCTTTGCTCGACACTTACGCAAGCGAACGCGAATTCGCCGCCGATGAGAACATCCGTAACTCCACGCGCTCCACCGATTTCATTACGCCGAAGAGTCCTGTCAGCCGCGTGTTCCGCGACGCGGTGCTGAAGCTCTCGCGCCATCATCCGTTTGCGCGGCAATTGGCCAACAGCGGCCGGCTGTCCGTGCCGGCGGTGTTGCGTGATTCTCCGCTCAATACCGCGGACCGTGACGAGTTTGAAGGAGCGATGTTGCCGGGCGCGGCATGCGTCGATGCGCCGGTGCAAGTCGCGGCACAACCGGCATGGCTGCTGCGGCAACTCGGCCAGCAATTCACCGGCGTGCTGTTCTGCGGCGAACAAGGTATCGACCAGTCGAGTCAGGCCGCGTTGGACACGTTGCGCGCGGGACCGATTCCGTTGAAATTCGTCTTGGTGACGCGTGGCGATCCGCACGCCGTTACGTCGTCGGCCGCGCAAGTCGCGCACGATATCGAAGGACTGGCTCACGCACGTTACGACGCAAAACCCGGCACGTTCTATCTGATCCGTCCGGACCAGCATGTCTGCGCGCGCTGGCGGCAACTCGATGCGGGTGATGTCGGATATGCGTTGAAGCGCGCGCTGTGCGTCGAAGGCACGGCTTGA
- a CDS encoding DUF2783 domain-containing protein, with the protein MTLNTQPNLARPDDFYEALIDMHRDLDDAQSQSANAQLILLLANHIGDHATLLEAIRYAREGVIDMPARNGEARPLAA; encoded by the coding sequence ATGACACTTAACACGCAACCGAATCTCGCCCGCCCCGACGATTTCTACGAGGCATTGATCGATATGCATCGCGATCTCGACGATGCGCAGAGCCAGTCGGCCAATGCGCAACTCATCCTGCTTCTTGCCAACCATATCGGCGATCACGCCACGCTGCTCGAAGCGATACGGTATGCCCGCGAGGGCGTAATCGACATGCCGGCGCGAAATGGTGAAGCGCGTCCGTTAGCCGCTTAA
- a CDS encoding MBL fold metallo-hydrolase, which translates to MAKAFASQADLEVKKVTWTKLSENAYAYTVEGDPNSGVIIGDDGVLIVDTTATPAMAQDLIAKIRSVTDKPIKYVVLSHYHAVRVLGASAYFEEGAQEVIASRGTYEMIVERGEADMKSEIERFPRLFAGVETVPGLTWPTLVFEKEMTLFLGKLEVRIAHLGAGHTKGDTVVWLPSQKVLFSGDLVEYDAACYCGDAQLEQWPATLEALRALKADKLVPGRGPALTTPEDVNKGLDYTKDFVTTLLQQGREAVEQKLDLKAAMEHTRKAMDPKFGHVFIYEHCLPFDVSRAFDEASGITHPRIWTAQRDKEMWDALQA; encoded by the coding sequence ATGGCAAAGGCATTCGCATCGCAGGCCGATCTGGAAGTCAAGAAAGTCACGTGGACCAAGCTATCCGAGAACGCCTACGCGTACACCGTTGAAGGCGATCCGAACTCGGGCGTGATCATCGGCGACGACGGCGTGCTGATCGTCGACACCACCGCCACGCCGGCCATGGCGCAAGACCTCATCGCGAAGATTCGCAGCGTCACGGATAAGCCGATCAAATACGTCGTGCTGTCGCATTACCACGCGGTGCGCGTGCTCGGCGCATCGGCGTATTTCGAGGAAGGCGCGCAGGAAGTGATCGCGAGCCGCGGCACGTACGAGATGATCGTCGAGCGCGGCGAAGCGGACATGAAGTCGGAAATCGAACGCTTCCCGCGTCTGTTTGCCGGCGTCGAAACGGTGCCGGGCCTGACGTGGCCGACGCTGGTGTTCGAGAAGGAGATGACACTGTTCCTCGGCAAGCTCGAAGTGCGCATCGCGCATCTCGGCGCGGGTCACACCAAGGGCGATACGGTCGTGTGGCTGCCGTCGCAAAAGGTGCTGTTTTCCGGGGATCTGGTCGAGTACGACGCGGCCTGCTATTGCGGCGACGCGCAACTCGAACAGTGGCCGGCCACGCTCGAAGCGTTGCGCGCGCTGAAAGCCGACAAGCTCGTGCCGGGCCGCGGCCCCGCGCTGACCACGCCGGAAGATGTCAACAAGGGTCTCGATTACACGAAAGATTTCGTCACCACGCTGCTGCAGCAAGGCCGTGAAGCTGTCGAACAGAAGCTCGATCTGAAGGCCGCGATGGAACACACGCGCAAGGCCATGGATCCGAAGTTCGGCCACGTCTTCATCTACGAGCACTGTCTGCCGTTCGACGTCTCGCGTGCTTTCGACGAAGCGAGCGGCATCACGCATCCGCGTATCTGGACCGCGCAGCGCGACAAGGAAATGTGGGACGCGCTGCAAGCCTGA